A part of Rhopalosiphum maidis isolate BTI-1 chromosome 3, ASM367621v3, whole genome shotgun sequence genomic DNA contains:
- the LOC113558492 gene encoding uncharacterized protein LOC113558492 isoform X2, with product MLPCVKQLLIIFVFTSIVDGKKKYEKNKKNNSDQNGICQTLAEYYNQKMFKKSVTSEFFNSVGKDARARIFKVKKKKSKRKKQSKSSRTETCFDSLDYKQFNEFYINKEKEYEKWEMNLKLVNFRNNLKLKRSIDYN from the exons gTTTTTACATCAATAGTTGacgggaaaaaaaaatacgagaaaaacaaaaaaaacaatagcgATCAAAATGGGATTTGTCAAACACTTGCAGAATACTATAATCAaaagatgtttaaaaaatcagtaacttctgaattttttaattcagtaGGAAAAGATGCAAGAGCTCGCatatttaaagtgaaaaagaAGAAATCTAAACGTAAAAAACAGTCTAAATCCAGTAGAACCGAGACTTGTTTTGACTCTTTGgattacaaacaatttaatgaattttacatTAACAAAGAAAAGGAG TATGAAAAATGGGAGATGAATCtcaaattagttaattttagaaaCAACCTAAAATTAAAGAGATCgatagattataattaa
- the LOC113558492 gene encoding uncharacterized protein LOC113558492 isoform X1 yields the protein MLPCVKQLLIIFVFTSIVDGKKKYEKNKKNNSDQNGICQTLAEYYNQKMFKKSVTSEFFNSVGKDARARIFKVKKKKSKRKKQSKSSRTETCFDSLDYKQFNEFYINKEKEVASLNCDLIKPRLPFVPLNVKCESIGKYYIQFGVKVFYNFFKYLFSVKKKKDRDMFSKVLLSGLKKLVTQYNKLKDKKKKQYTSGMILVINQYYKKKCNKIMSHYNAFYTFYTTKYTDEKKAKGHVDTAECDYFIRIPRVK from the coding sequence gTTTTTACATCAATAGTTGacgggaaaaaaaaatacgagaaaaacaaaaaaaacaatagcgATCAAAATGGGATTTGTCAAACACTTGCAGAATACTATAATCAaaagatgtttaaaaaatcagtaacttctgaattttttaattcagtaGGAAAAGATGCAAGAGCTCGCatatttaaagtgaaaaagaAGAAATCTAAACGTAAAAAACAGTCTAAATCCAGTAGAACCGAGACTTGTTTTGACTCTTTGgattacaaacaatttaatgaattttacatTAACAAAGAAAAGGAGGTAGCTAGTTTAAATTGTGATTTAATTAAACCTAGATTACCATTTGTACCACTCAATGTTAAATGCGAATcaattggaaaatattatattcaatttggtGTTAAagtgttctataatttttttaaatatttatttagtgtaaaaaaaaaaaaagatagagATATGTTTTCAAAAGTATTGCTTTCAGgacttaaaaaattagttactcaatataataaattaaaggataaaaaaaaaaagcaatacaCATCAGGAatgatattagttattaatcagtattataaaaaaaaatgcaataagaTAATGTCacattataatgcattttatacattttatacaacaaaatatacagaTGAGAAAAAAGCGAAAGGTCATGTTGATACTGCAgaatgtgattattttattcgcaTACCTAGAGTTAAATAG